One region of Nothobranchius furzeri strain GRZ-AD chromosome 16, NfurGRZ-RIMD1, whole genome shotgun sequence genomic DNA includes:
- the LOC107387797 gene encoding G-protein coupled receptor 26 gives MDTAEVILSVLMVVIIVVSLLSNVLVLICFVYNPEIRKQVPCLFNLNLTFCNLLLTVSNMPLTLVGLVSKAQPGGDGFCQIVGFLETFLSTNSMLSMAALSIDRWIAVVFPLRYHSKMRHKDAAFVLGYTWAHSMSFSTVATCLSWVGYHRLYASCTLSNPRASSRTQFVIFTVFFHSFTFLLSFIVLCFTYLKVLKVARFHCKRIDVITMQTLVLLVDIHPSVRQRCLEEQKRRRQRATRKISTFIGTFMLCFAPYVITRIVELFPAVPINPHWGIVSKCLAYSKAACDPFVYSLLRHQYKKTCMDIVNRLLKRSSSNESGGRLENQGNSIPTAE, from the exons ATGGACACTGCGGAGGTGATCCTCTCCGTGTTGATGGTAGTGATCATCGTTGTGTCGTTGCTGTCCAACGTCCTAGTGCTGATCTGCTTTGTGTACAACCCAGAGATCCGCAAGCAGGTCCCGTGTCTGTTCAACCTCAACCTCACCTTCTGCAACTTGTTGCTGACCGTGTCCAACATGCCGCTCACTTTGGTGGGGCTTGTCAGCAAGGCTCAGCCGGGGGGAGACGGGTTTTGTCAGATCGTGGGCTTCCTGGAGACATTTCTGTCCACCAACTCTATGCTGAGCATGGCAGCCCTGAGCATCGACCGGTGGATCGCAGTGGTGTTTCCCCTGAGGTACCACTCCAAAATGCGCCACAAGGACGCAGCGTTTGTTCTCGGGTACACGTGGGCGCACTCCATGTCCTTCTCCACGGTGGCCACCTGCCTGTCCTGGGTGGGTTACCACCGGCTTTACGCGTCCTGCACCCTGTCCAACCCGAGGGCGAGCAGTCGGACACAGTTTGTCATCTTCACCGTGTTTTTCCACTCCTTCACCTTTCTCCTGTCTTTTATAGTGTTATGTTTCACATACCTCAAAGTCCTTAAAGTGGCGCGGTTCCACTGCAAGAGGATCGACGTTATTACCATGCAAACTTTGGTGCTGCTTGTGGATATACACCCCAG TGTTCGGCAGCGTTGCCTCGAGGAGCAGAAGAGGCGACGGCAGAGAGCAACGAGGAAGATCAGCACCTTCATTGGCACCTTCATGCTCTGCTTTGCTCCTTATGTGATCACAAG GATCGTGGAGTTATTTCCAGCAGTGCCTATCAACCCTCACTGGGGGATTGTCTCCAAGTGCTTAGCTTACAGCAAAGCCGCCTGCGACCCCTTCGTGTACTCCCTGCTACGACACCAGTACAAAAAGACATGTATGGACATCGTCAACAGGCTGCTGAAACGCAGCTCCTCAAACGAATCAGGAGGCAGGCTGGAGAACCAGGGCAACAGCATACCAACAGCAGAGTGA